From the genome of Sediminibacter sp. Hel_I_10:
GTGATATAATTATCAAAGGCTTTTATAATACCACCGTCTTCTCCAGAGAATGTGCCTTGAGAGCCATTGTAAACATCTGTACCTTGTTGAGAGATGAGCATGGGATATTTGCAATTTCTAAAATAGTTACCTTCAACAAATAGAGAAGAGCCATTTGTAGATCCAGATCCGTATTTTGCATTACCATCAAAGTAATTATTGTAGATATGGGCAGAATAGAATCGTACACGCGGATGTCTTGAATCTGAATGATCATACCAATTGTGATGATATGTAACATACAGATCGGTAGTAGTGTTTTCACTTAAACCCAAGAGATTGCTTTTTCCAGTATCCCAAAAATGGTTGTAAGACATAGTTACGTAAGTTGATTTTTTACAATCTAAGGCACCATCCCCTTTTGCTTGATCTGCATCACCACCAGCTGCGCCATAAAACATGTCGCAATTATGAATCCAAACGTGAGCATTGTCCTGTTGTAAGCCTAAGTTGTCACCTTCGTTAGCGTTGGTGAGCATAAAGCCCAGATTACGCACTTCTATATTGGTCCCTTTTTTAATGCGAAGTCCCCAACCATTTGCAAGAGCATCATCACCTACGCCCTCAAAAGTTATAGAGCCATTTACATTGTTTTCATTTTCAATAACAAGATCACCATTGAGCATATAATCCAGATCGGTGATGTTGCCAATAAGTCTTACCGATAAAGGCCTGTCATCATCTCCTTTTTTGAAACCATCTAAAATAGTTTGCAACCCAACACATGGATTTGTTGTAGCTCCTAATACATCAAGAGATATGGTGTTTTTTGAATTTTCCGTAATGTATAAGACTACGGCATCAGTTTTAAGTGTGCCATCCAGATTATATGCCCCTGGAATATGACCATCATGATGTGCAAATCCATTTCTGTCATGAGACAATACAGTCACGGCATTGGAAACCGTTTCATCTCCTTCAGAAGCTGTAATTATGGGAACAATCTTAAAGGTGTAGTCACCTGCTGCCAGACCCAAAATATCGGCACGGTAATAATCACCGTAACTTCTTATAAGTTGCGTATCTATAATTTGGTCGGTAATGCCAGCGCCAGTGTAATACACATTATAACTGTCTGCTTCAGGGAGAGGTTGCCATTTGATGTAAGCGGTCTCCGTCCATCCAACCACTTCAGTGATTGAAACCGTTTGGGAAAAAGCTAATTTTAGAGATCCCAAAAATACACAGGCTACTATGATAACATTTTTCATTTAATTAATTGTTTTTGTAATCGATTACATAAAGATAGTTTTTTACAAGATTAAATTCATTTAAAAGAGAATAAAGTTTGTGTACTGTTGTATAATTTTTTAGATTTGGTAATCGATTACATTTTGCATTTATACTTACATAACATGAAACTAGAGATCTCTTATTGTAATATCAAAAAATATATAACTCAAATTTTGAGTATTTCTCAAATATTTCTTTTCTGTGCTTTACTCGCTTTTATAGGGTGTAAGGATGAAAAATCCAAAAAAGATACCGAGGTTCAAATAGAGGGCATTGTAGAAAATGATCCTTGGTCTGCTATGGATAAAGTGGTGGAAAGTGTCGTTGCGCCAACGTTTCCAGATGCAACCTTCAATATTATGGATTTTGGAGCAAATCCAAATGGTGCTGCTAATAATACCATGGCTTTTAAAGAAGCAATAGCGGCTTGTGTCGAAAATGGTGGCGGAGTAGTGTTGGTGCCTAAGGGCAAATACCTTACAGGCGCTATTCATTTAGATGATAATATCAATCTTCATTTAGAAGAAGGTGCAGAAATTTTATTTAGCACCAATCCTCAAGATTATTATCCGTTAGTTCCAACATCTTATGAAGGCGTTGAATTGATGAACTACTCTCCGTTAATTTATGCTAGCAATAAGAATAATGTGGCCGTTACAGGTAAAGGCACCTTAAATGGTCAAGCCGGAATTGAGAACTGGTGGAAATGGTGTGGAAAGGAAGAATACGGATGGGAAAAAGGAATGCCACAACAAAAGGATAGTTTGAATTTGCCTAGATTGATGGACATGGGACAAAACGGAACCCCTTTAGATGAACGTGTTTTTGGCGATGGATTCTATCTTCGTCCTAATTTTATTGAGTTTTATGAATGTGAGAATGTATTGTTAGAGGGGGTTAAAATCACCAACTCCCCATTTTGGATCATTCATCCATTTAAATCCAATAATGTTACCGTAGATGGTGTTACGGTTGAAAGTCATGGACCAAATAACGATGGTTGTGATCCAGAATATTCTAAGAATGTGATTATTAAGAATTGTACATTCAATACTGGTGATGATTGTATCGCCATTAAAGCAGGAAGAGATGCCGAGGGAAGAAGAGTAGGCATCAAAACAGAAAATGTTGTGGTTAAAAACTGCAAAATGATTGATGGTCATGGAGGTGTCGTTATTGGCAGCGAAATGTCTGCGGGTGTCAACAATGTGTATGTAGAAGATTGTAAAATGGATAGTCCGAACTTAGATAGAGCCATCCGTTTGAAAACAAATTCAAGACGTGGTGGTGTGATTGATGGCGTATATGTAAGAAATGTTGAGGTTGGTCAAGTTAAGGAAGCGGTTCTAAAATTGAATATGTTTTATGCTACTTATACCGATCAAACAGGTGAGTTCATCCCTGAGATCAAAAATATTTGGTTAGAAAACATAACGGTTAAAAATGGTGGAAAGTTTGGAATTTTGGCAAAAGGCTATGAGCAATCTCCAATTACTGATGTCACCTTAAAAAATGTAACTATAGAAAAAGTAGAAACAGCTTTCTCTCTAGAAAATGTGTCTAACCTAAATCTCATTGATACATACATTAACGGTTCTCTTGTAGAGAGCCCGCTAAAAAACGAGCAATAATCCAGAAGCTTTAAAAGAAAACATGTCATGTGGAATTTTGTTTAAATTGGTTTATATAGCTTAATTCTTAAATAAGCCTGATGTAGCCGTCAGGCTTATTTGTTAGATAAATTGTAATAATAATGAGATTAAAAAATAGCATATGTTTGGGGTTCTTTTTGCTGTTTGTAATGGCAACTTATGCTATGCAAAACATTAAAAAGGACACCTCTTATACTGTAAATAGTTCTTATAAAAAGTATAAAAAGGAATTTCCTCAAATTGAAATCGTCAAATCAAAACAATTTGAAAATGTAACGGAGATTGAGAATCTTGCTTATAAAACATTAAAAAGCAGAAGCCTCTGTCTCGACGCTTTTATAAATTCTACAGCAGCTAATCCAGCTGTAATCATGGTACATGGTGGCGGATGGAAGTCTGGTGATAAATCCCACATGAAGCCTTTGGCGCAATACATTGCCAATAAGGGGTATTCTTGTTTTACGGTAGAATATAGATTATCTGATGAAGCCATTTATCCCAATGGGATCTATGATGTCAAACAAGCCATCAAATACATTAAGGCTAATGCCAAACAATTTCATGTAGATACCTCTAAGGTCGCTGTTTTGGGAGCTTCATCTGGAGCACAAATGGCAACATTGGTCGGCGCAACCAACAACAATTCAAAATTTGAGGAACGTTCGGGCGATGGTATATCATCTTCAGTACAAGCCATTATTAATTTAGATGGTGTTTTAGCTTTTAAGCATCCAGAATCCAGTGAAGGTAAAATGGCAAGTTGGTGGTTGGGAGGAACCTATGATGAAAACCCTGAAAATTGGCAGCAAGCTTCAGCATTAACGCATACGAATAAGCATACACCTCCAATTTTATTCATCAATAGTCAGTACAATAGATTTCATGCTGGTAGAGACGATATGATTAAAATTATGGATGCCTATTCCATTTATTCTCGGGTTGAAACCTTTCCAAATAGTCCACATACCTTTTGGTTATTTCACCCTTATTTCAATACCACATTAGAATACATTACACAATTTTTAGATAAAACGCTTAAAAATCAATAACTATGAAAACTATAACACCTATAGTAACAGCGCTTTGCTTAATAAGTTTAATCGCTTGTAAAAACGATAAAAAAGAGGCGCCTAAGGAAGACGTTATCATTGAAGAGGAGGTTGTTTCAACTCCAAAAACCTATGCAGAACTCTCAATTGCCAAGGGAGGTCAATGGGTAGATGGCAGTAGAGGGCATGAAGAATATGATGGCGGGACGTCATTTGAAAACGTAGACCACTTAAAAGTTCCAGATAATCATACCGATCATTCGTGGTACATTCGTTACGAGGGTCCCGGTTGGGAAAGTAACAAAGTAGGCTATCGGCTTTACTTAGACTGGAGAAATGCGATTGATATCTTCGGAAAAAAGACAGATTCTCTAGTGCTCGCAGGAGTTGGTCAAGACGGCTTCGATTCTTACCATGAGTCTGAATCCTGGGGTCAAGACATTCTTAAGGTTGGTAAAGGCCTCGGCATTGGGTCGATTGGACGTTTGGTAGATAACTCTTTAGTGCATTTCAAAGAGGTGGATTCTACGTTCGCTTCTGTTGAAAATACAGAAGAAGCATCAAAAGTGGTCGTGAATTATAACGGCTGGAAAACGGGTAATGAGACTATTGATTTAGAATCTACCTTAAGTATAAAACCAGATCAAAGAGTAACCAAGCATACCATTCAGGCTTCAAAAGCAATTGATGGTATTGTCACTGGTATTATAAACCATGACGTTTCTTATACAAAAAAAGAGAGCGACAACAAGAAATGGGGATACATTGCAACTTATGGCGTGCAAACATTAGTGCCAGATAAATTGGGAATGGCCGTATTTTATGAAGTTGAAACCGCTGCAGAGGTTAAAAAAGGAGAGTTTGATTATTTAGTGGAATTCAAGCCTACTACAGAGCCCATTGACTTCTACTTTTTAGGAGCTTGGGAACAAGAGCTTAATGGTATTACAAACGAAGCAGATTTTTTATCTTACTTAGATGAAAAATTAAAGGAACTCAATGATAATAATGCACTTTAATTAATGAGAGGCTTTCCAAACAGCATGTGGTCACTAGCCCTATGTGTTGGTGTCGCTTTTTCTGTAGGAGATCATCTATCTGCTCAAGAAAAAGATTACACCATAGAAAGTTGCGTCAATTCCTTTTCCGAAGAAAAAATAGTACCAACAAAAGTAGGCTATCAGTATTGGTTTGCAGATAAAGATTTTTTAGACGGAAGAACTATCAAAATGAGTGCTGTTGCGCCAGGAAAGTCTACCCATGCACCACACCAACATCCCGAAGATGAATTTTTCTACATTTTGGAGGGTACGGCGGAATTTTATTTAAATGGAGAAAAGGTTATTGTCGAAAAGAACACCAGTTTGTACTGCCCTTCAAATAGCATGCATGGCATAAGTAATGCCGGGGATACCGAACTGAAATATTTAGTGTTAAAAACATACGAGAAAAAATAAAGAATTAAGATGAAAAATATAGCGGTATTAGCCATAATAGCATTGGGTTTTCTTACAAGTTGTAAAGAAGAGAAGACGCCAGCAGAAACGGAGGCTCCAGTACAGGAATTGGAAATTTCAGAAGATTTAAAATGGTCTGAGCGCATGGCTTTGTCAGAAATTAAACGCTTTCCAGACCCAACCTTATTAGATTTTAGAGATAAACCGAGATGGAGTTATACAAACGGTTTGGTATTGCAGGCCATGTCAAAGGTCTACGAGCAAACAAAAAACGATACCTTATTTGATTATATCTATGATTATGCAAATAGAATGATCAATGAAGATGGCTCTATAGAAACCTATAAGTTTTCAAACTATAATTTAGATATGATTAAATCTGGTGATGCCATTTTCTATTTGAATGAAAAGAAACAAGAGCCGAGATTTAGAAAAGCAATGGATACACTTCATGCCCAATTAATGGGGCAACCAACAACTTCAGAAGGTGGGTATTGGCACAAAAAAGTATATCCGTCCCAAATGTGGCTCGATGGGGTTTACATGGCAGAACCTTTCCATGCTAAATATGCAAAGACCTACATGCAAGATGAAGAGACTACCAAAATGTATGATAAGATCGTGCTACAGTTTGACTTGATAGAAAAATACAGTCGCGACCCAAAGACAGGGCTGTATTTTCATGGATGGGATGAGAGTAAGGCGCAAAAATGGGCAGATAAAACAACAGGACTATCCCAAAATTTTTGGTCTCGCGGCATGGGTTGGTACGGTATGGCCTTAGTAGATGTGCTTGATGATTTACCAGAGAGCCACCCTGGAAGAGAACGTATTCTTAATTATTTAAAGCAATATGCAGAAGCCATTGTGAAGTATCAAGATGAAGCGACCGGAACTTGGTATCAAGTGTTGAACATGCCTGAGAAAGAAGGAAATTATCTAGAAGCAACGGGAACGAGTATGTTCACCTATACTCTAGCTAAAGGGGTCAATAAGGGATATTTATCAGAAACCTATCTGGATCATGCTAATAAAGCTTTTGAAGGCATACTTAAGAACTTTATTACTGTTGAAGATAATGGCGTTGTCAACCTCAATAAATGCTGTGGTGTCGCAGGCTTGGGAGGCGATCCCTACCGGGATGGTACTTTTGAATACTATATTGGTGAGATCGTGAGATCAAACGACCCTAAAGGAACGGGCCCATTTATCATGGCAGCTTTAGAACTTGATAAATAATATGAAAAGCACTCCAATACAAACAGCCTTGTGCTCTTTTGGAATGAGCGGACATTTGTTCCACGCGCCATTTATTGACGTCAACCCGAACTTCAATTTATACGCAGTGTTGGAACGCAGCAAAACTATAGCCGAAGGCAAGTACCCAAACATTAAAACATTCAGGTCTTTAGAAGACTTGCTTAATGATAATCGCATAGAATTAGTGATTGTCAATACGCCAAACGCCACCCATTTTGAAATTACAAAAAAGTGCATCACGGCTGGAAAACATGTGGTTGTAGAAAAACCATTTACAGTAACGATTGCTGAGGCTGAAGAGCTATCAGCTCTAGCCAAAAAACACAAGGTAAAACTTGCCGTTTACCACAACAGGCGTTGGGATAGTGACTTTAAAACAGTTAAAAAAATACTTGAAGATGGTAGGTTGGGAGACCTTGTTGAGGCAGAGTTTCACTATGATAGATATGACACCCAACTCAGCTATAAAAACCATAAAGAAACTCCTACCGAAGGCGTAGGAAGTTTATACGATTTAGGATCGCATATCATTGACCAAGCGCTACAATTATTCGGAATGCCCAAAAGCGTTTTTGCGAGTCTAAATCACTTTAGAGACCAGTCTAAGGTGACTGATTATTTTGATGTCAAACTCTTTTACAAATCGCATTACGTCATTTTAAAATCAAGCTATTTTGTTCGCGAGGCTTTACCGGCTTATACACTTCACGGAACAAATGGGTCTTTCATCAAATCGAAATCTGATATCCAAGAAGTTGAACTCCAAAAAGAATTAAAGCCTAATAGCAAAAACTGGGGCATAGAACCGGAAACCGAGCGCGGTTTGTTACATTTTATGAAAGATGGCCATGCATATAAAGAATTAATTGCTTCAGAAAAAGGAGATTATATGTTCTTCTATAACGGGGTTTATGATGCCATAAGATGTGATAAAGAAGTACCTGTTTCAGCAAAAGAAGCAACAAATGTTATAAAGATTATTGAAGCTGCAGGCCAAAGCCACAAAGAAAAAAGAATAGTTGATTTATGAGAAAAGCATTTTTTGTTTTAATAGCATTTTACGCAGTAGGGCTATGGGCTCAAGACAAGCCCATTTCAGAAGTTTGGGTTTCAGATAATGGAGACGGCACTTATACCAACCCCATTTTGCATTCTGATTTTTCAGACCCAGACGTCATAAGAGTAGGAGATGATTATTACATGACCGCATCCTCATTTAACACGGCGCCAGGTTTACCCATCCTTCATTCTAAGGATTTGGTAAATTGGGAATTGGTCAATTACGCATTACCAGAGCAAGTGCCTTTAGATGTGTTTAACTTACCGCAGCATGGTAAGGGGGTTTGGGCACCTTGCATAAGGTATCATAATAAGGAGTTCTATATTTTTTATCCAGATCCAGACTTCGGGATTTATATGACCAAAACCAAAGATCCTATGGGCACTTGGTCTCACCCAGTTTTAATTAAAAGCGGCAAAGGTTTAATAGATCCAACTCCACTTTGGGATGAGGACGGTGTAACCTATTTGGCTTACGCATATGCAGGAAGCCGCGCAGGCATAAAAAGTCTATTGGTCATTTGCACCATGAATGCAGAGGCTACAGCAACCAACAATGATGAGGTCATGATTATTGACGGTCATCAAAACGAATCTACTATAGAAGGACCAAAGTTTTACAAGCGCAACGGCTACTATTATATTTTTGCCCCAGCAGGAGGTGTCGCCACAGGATGGCAAACCATTTTAAGATCAAAGTCTGTTTACGGACCATACGAAACTAAGAAAGTACTTCACCAAGGGAACACCGCCATTAATGGGCCGCATCAAGGGGCTTGGGTAACCACGCAAACGGGAGAAGACTGGTTTTTACATTTTCAAGATAAAGGTGCTTATGGGCGCATTGTGCACATGCAACCCATGACCTGGGAGGCTAACTGGCCAGTAATCGGTGTCGATCAAAATAAAGATGGTATTGGAGAGCCCGTTGCTACCTATAAAAAGCCAAATGTCGGTAAGCGTTATCCTTTAAAAACACCGCCAGATTCTGATGAATTTAATCAACCCAAATTAGGGCTACAATGGCAATGGCAGGCAAATCCTGAAGTTTATTATGGATTTCCAACAACTATGGGGCACTTTACCATGTATTGCAGGCCAATTCCAGAAGCGGCTAAAAACTTATATCCTGTCTCAAACCTACTGCTTCAAAAATTTCCTTCGGAAACATTTACAGCTACTACAAAAATGACCTTTAATGCGCGTTTTGATAAAGAACAAGTAGGCTTTTTAATTATGGGATTAGACTATAGCTATCTCAAGTTTCAGCAAGAGAATGGCCAACTCTATCTTTCTCAAGTGGTCTGTAAAAATGCAGATAAGAATGGAGAAGAAACAGTTATTGGTAAAACCCAAATAGCAACCAATACCGTGTATTTAAGAGTTAATGTTGGTAAGGGCGGTATGTGCAACTTTTTATATAGTCTCGACAATACCAATTTTAAACCTATAGGAGACCCATTCACAGCAAGAGAAGGTAAATGGATTGGATCCAAAATTGGGTTTTTAGCACTTCGTGAAGGCGTCACAAACGATTCTGGAAGTTTAGATATTGATTGGATAAGGTTTACAAAATGAGAAACAGCAACATTTTTATAACCATTTTAGGAATCACTGCGTTACTGTTTACCTCTTGTAAAGAAGAAAAAGCGTCTAGGATTCCTTTTGAAGTGAAAACAAGTATGTTTGATCAGAACCAAAAGAATGATTTGGGGATGAAAACTCCTAAGGGTTTAGAAACGTTTACAATATTTAAACCAACTGACAGTACAGATCAATTTAGTAACGGTGCTGTAATGATAGCTTTTAAAGATCAATTGTACTGTCAATGGCAAAGCTCGGCGAAAGATGAAGATTCAGAAGATACTTGGGTCGCTTACAGCAGCAGTACTGACGGTAAACACTGGTCGTCACCAATGATTTTATCGAGCAGTTTAGAAGATGGCATTTCAACCTCAGGCGGTTGGTGGGTCTCTGGAGATAGCCTTGTGGCGTACATCAATACGTGGCCATCAAAAGTTTTGCCAGAAGGAGGGTTTGCTTATTATAAAACAAGCACCGATGGCATACATTGGTCAGAAAAAAAACCAGTACTCATGTCTGACGGATCGGCCATGCAAGGCGTATTTGAGCAAGATCCGCACACCTTACCTAACGGGCGTATTATAAGCGCAGCTCATTTTCAGCCTGGTTTAGTAGTAGCTCCAATATATACCGATGATCCAAAAGGATTGAGCGGCTGGAAACGCGCCAATTTTTCAAATATCTCCATTAAAAAAGACGTATCACGAGAGATTGAACCAAGTTGGTTTTTAAAAGAGAACGGTAATGCGGTTATGGTTTTTAGAGATCAAAAAAGCTCCCATCATAGTCTAGCTTCAGTTAGTGAAGATGATGGTGAAAACTGGTCAACCCCAGTCATTACCGATATGCCAGACTCACGCTCTAAACAAAGCGCTGGTAATCTACCAAACGGAGTTGCGTTTTTGGTGAATAATCCAGTTCAAGATAAAAAACGCACTCCTTTAGCGATTACGCTTAGTCTAAATGGAAGTAGGTTTGATGAGGCTTTTGTGCTTCGGAAAACCGATGACATTCAACCCCTGCAATATGAAGGAAAATATAAAAGGCCAGGCTACCACTATCCAAAATCCTTTGTTTGGAAACAGCACCTTTACGTGTCTTACACCACTAATAAAGAAGATGTACAATACACAAAAATACCTTTGTCTAGCTTAAATATTGAATAAAGCATAGGAAGTATAAGTATATTAAAAAACAAAAATGAGATACATAAAACAGATAAAATTAGTTTTGATTACGATGCTGTTGCTTTCAGGTTCTGTGCTTGATGCGCAAATTCTCGATAAATCTTGGCACGAGATTACAAGTAAAAAAGAAGACGATTGGTTTGCGTCTGCAGAAGCCAAAACGATTGCTGATAACGTTTTGCTATACCAGCGAGATATTGGTGGTTGGCCTAAAAACATTCAAATGCAAAAGCCGCTTTCCGAAGCAGAAAAGCAAAAACTGAAGGCCTTAAAATCGAGTTCAAAAGACGTGACTACCGATAATGGCGCCACCTATCACGAAATGATTTTTTTGTCTAAAGTATACAGAGCACAGCCCGAGCCACGCTACAAAGAGGCGTTCTTAAACGGATTGAATTATTTGTTAGAAGCCCAATATGACAATGGCGGTTGGCCTCAATTTTATCCGTTGAAAGAAGGCTATTATACCCATATTACCTACAACGATGATTCCATGGTCAATATCCTCAAGGTGTTAAAAAATATTAAGGACGAGACCGGTTATTTTTCAATTCAACCTTCCGAAGCAGTTAGAAAAAAAGTAGATGTTGCATTTCAAAAGGGCATTGAGTGCATATTGAACACTCAATATGTTCAAAATGGTGTGCTTACCGCTTGGTGCGCACAGCACGACAAAAACACCTTATTGCCAGCAAAAGCACGCGCCTATGAATTGCCATCCTTAAGTGGAGCAGAATCTGCAAATATTGTGTTGTTGTTGATGTCTATTGAGAATCCATCCACTGCAGTGATCAACTCAGTTCATAAGGCTGTTGCTTGGTTTGAGAACACTAAAATTACAGGATTACGAGAAGACCGAGTTTATAATGACGAAGGCAAAACCATAAGTAAAATCATGGTTGCAGATGAAAATGCGCCAGCCATTTGGGCCCGTTTTATGGATTTGGAAGACAATACGCCTTTTTTTAGTGATCGAGACGGGATTAAAAAAGCAACACTTGCCGAAATAGGGGAAGAGCGAAGAAATGGATATGCTTGGTACAAAACATTTCCGCAGAAAGTATTAGACAAGTATCCTGAATGGAAAGAAAAGCACAGCTCAAAGAACTTGAAACAACTTGGTAATTTGTTTGAAGTGGTTGTCGCAAAAGATGGAAGCGGAGATTACGTAAGTATTCAAGAAGCCATAAATAACTCAAAGGCCTTTCCTTATGATAGAATCACCATCACCATTAAAAATGGCATCTATTACGAGAAAGTAAAGGTACATGAATGGAATCCTAACATCACCTTAATAGGCGAGAGTAAAGAACATACTATTATTACCTACGATGATTATTTTGATAAAATTGATTT
Proteins encoded in this window:
- a CDS encoding sialidase family protein, which produces MRNSNIFITILGITALLFTSCKEEKASRIPFEVKTSMFDQNQKNDLGMKTPKGLETFTIFKPTDSTDQFSNGAVMIAFKDQLYCQWQSSAKDEDSEDTWVAYSSSTDGKHWSSPMILSSSLEDGISTSGGWWVSGDSLVAYINTWPSKVLPEGGFAYYKTSTDGIHWSEKKPVLMSDGSAMQGVFEQDPHTLPNGRIISAAHFQPGLVVAPIYTDDPKGLSGWKRANFSNISIKKDVSREIEPSWFLKENGNAVMVFRDQKSSHHSLASVSEDDGENWSTPVITDMPDSRSKQSAGNLPNGVAFLVNNPVQDKKRTPLAITLSLNGSRFDEAFVLRKTDDIQPLQYEGKYKRPGYHYPKSFVWKQHLYVSYTTNKEDVQYTKIPLSSLNIE
- the pelA gene encoding pectate lyase; translated protein: MRYIKQIKLVLITMLLLSGSVLDAQILDKSWHEITSKKEDDWFASAEAKTIADNVLLYQRDIGGWPKNIQMQKPLSEAEKQKLKALKSSSKDVTTDNGATYHEMIFLSKVYRAQPEPRYKEAFLNGLNYLLEAQYDNGGWPQFYPLKEGYYTHITYNDDSMVNILKVLKNIKDETGYFSIQPSEAVRKKVDVAFQKGIECILNTQYVQNGVLTAWCAQHDKNTLLPAKARAYELPSLSGAESANIVLLLMSIENPSTAVINSVHKAVAWFENTKITGLREDRVYNDEGKTISKIMVADENAPAIWARFMDLEDNTPFFSDRDGIKKATLAEIGEERRNGYAWYKTFPQKVLDKYPEWKEKHSSKNLKQLGNLFEVVVAKDGSGDYVSIQEAINNSKAFPYDRITITIKNGIYYEKVKVHEWNPNITLIGESKEHTIITYDDYFDKIDLGRNSTFYSQTVLIDADRTILKNLTIENSAGDVGQAVALAVNATEVAVINCNLLGHQDTLYASGKGQQYYKACYIEGTTDFIFGNATALFENCQIHSKRDSFITAASTPKEADFGYVFKDCDLTANDEVTKMYLGRPWRIYAKTVFINCNLGDHILPVGWDNWSKPEAEKTTFYAEFNNSGEGYRPNERVNWSHQLTKSEAKSYTIKTILGNPKKSSKKEWYELL